The Hevea brasiliensis isolate MT/VB/25A 57/8 chromosome 1, ASM3005281v1, whole genome shotgun sequence genome has a window encoding:
- the LOC110655716 gene encoding pentatricopeptide repeat-containing protein At5g16860 isoform X1, whose product MLFRSSLLLRSKRLLSYFSFSTASIAAPSISPTLLKQCKSVFQANLVHQQALIHGLLTHFSINLISTYLALSAPFHALSLLQRLTPTPSAVFWWNALIRRAVRLGFLHHSLSLFCRMLSLGWSPDHYTFPFVFKACGELSSFRHGSSLHAVICSNGFDSNVFVCNAVVAMYGRCGALDHARQMFDEMCMSEIYDLVSWNSMITAYMQSGDSKSVLGFFRRMCEVGDKDIRPDPVSLVNVLPACASMNAWLCGKQVHGYALRSGLFEDVFVGNSLVDMYAKCGMMHEAYKVFERMQEKDVVSWNAMVTGYSQIGRFEDALTLFEAMREENIELDVVSWSAVIAGYAQRGLGYEAMEVFRQMQACGSKPNEVTLVSLLSGCAAVGALLQGKETHCYAIKCILNFDRSDPREEHLAVNAIIDMYTKCKSIKVARAIFDSIVPKDRNVVTWTTMIAGYSQHGEANDAIELFSQMLNQDISVKPNAFTISCALMACARLAALRFGRQIHAYVLRNHYDVLFVANCLIDMYSKSGDIDVARTVFDNMKQRNAVSWTSLMTGYGMHGQGEAALNVFDEMRREGLVPDCITFLVVLYACSHSGMVDEGIKYFNEMSKNFGVVPGEEHYACMVDLLGRAGRLDEAMKLIDGMPMETGPIVWVALLSGCRKHANVELGEYAANRLLELESENDGSYTLLSNIYANARRWKDVSRIRSLMKHTGIKKRPGCSWVQGKKGTATFFVGDRTHPQSKQIYAILTELIRRIKVLGYVPETSFALHDVDDEEKGDLLFEHSEKLALAYGILTSAPGAPIRITKNLRVCGDCHSAITHISMIIDHEIVLRDSTRFHHFKKGSCSCRGYW is encoded by the coding sequence ATGCTCTTCCGCTCTTCGCTTCTCTTAAGATCAAAACGTCTCCTCTCCTACTTCTCCTTCTCTACAGCGTCCATTGCAGCTCCTTCAATCTCTCCGACTCTACTGAAACAATGCAAATCCGTTTTCCAAGCAAATCTCGTCCACCAGCAAGCCTTAATTCATGGTCTATTAACCCATTTCTCCATCAATCTTATCTCCACCTACTTAGCTCTCAGTGCTCCTTTCCATGCTCTTTCCCTCCTCCAACGCCTTACCCCTACTCCCTCTGCCGTCTTCTGGTGGAATGCTCTCATCCGCCGTGCTGTGCGCCTCGGCTTTCTACACCACTCCCTTTCTCTCTTCTGCAGAATGCTCAGCCTTGGATGGTCCCCTGACCACTATACTTTCCCCTTTGTTTTTAAGGCGTGCGGTGAGCTTTCCTCCTTTCGCCATGGCAGTTCACTCCATGCTGTTATCTGCTCAAATGGGTTTGATTCTAATGTTTTTGTTTGCAATGCGGTGGTGGCCATGTATGGCAGGTGTGGCGCATTGGACCATGCGCGCCAAATGTTTGATGAAATGTGTATGAGTGAGATATACGATTTGGTTTCCTGGAATTCAATGATCACCGCTTACATGCAAAGTGGCGATTCGAAAAGTGTACTTGGGTTTTTTCGTAGAATGTGCGAAGTAGGTGACAAAGATATCCGACCGGATCCTGTTAGTCTTGTCAACGTGCTTCCTGCTTGTGCTTCTATGAATGCTTGGTTGTGTGGTAAGCAGGTACATGGCTATGCATTGAGGAGTGGCTTGTTTGAAGATGTCTTTGTGGGTAATTCACTTGTGGATATGTATGCAAAGTGTGGAATGATGCACGAAGCTTACAAGGTTTTTGAGCGGATGCAGGAGAAGGATGTGGTTTCTTGGAATGCAATGGTTACAGGGTATTCTCAGATTGGCAGGTTTGAAGATGCTCTTACTTTGTTCGAGGCAATGAGGGAAGAGAACATTGAGCTGGACGTTGTGTCTTGGAGTGCTGTTATTGCAGGATATGCACAGAGGGGACTTGGCTATGAAGCAATGGAAGTGTTTAGGCAAATGCAGGCTTGTGGGTCGAAGCCAAATGAGGTTACCCTTGTGTCACTTCTTTCTGGTTGTGCCGCGGTTGGAGCATTGCTTCAAGGGAAGGAGACTCATTGTTATGCCATAAAATGCATTTTGAACTTTGATAGGAGTGATCCAAGAGAAGAGCATTTGGCAGTTAACGCCATAATTGACATGTACACAAAGTGCAAAAGTATCAAAGTTGCCCGTGCCATTTTTGATTCTATTGTGCCAAAGGATAGGAATGTAGTGACTTGGACTACTATGATTGCTGGGTACTCCCAACACGGAGAAGCTAATGATGCAATAGAACTCTTCTCCCAGATGCTCAATCAGGATATATCAGTAAAGCCAAATGCGTTTACCATATCTTGTGCCTTGATGGCATGTGCTCGTTTGGCTGCATTGAGATTTGGTAGACAAATCCATGCTTATGTATTGCGCAATCATTACGATGTACTTTTTGTGGCCAATTGCCTGATAGATATGTATTCTAAATCTGGAGATATTGATGTTGCAAGAACTGTGTTTGATAACATGAAGCAGAGAAATGCTGTTTCTTGGACATCCCTGATGACAGGTTATGGCATGCATGGGCAAGGCGAAGCAGCACTTAATGTTTTTGATGAGATGCGAAGAGAGGGTCTTGTTCCTGACTGTATAACGTTCCTTGTTGTGCTCTATGCTTGCAGCCATTCAGGAATGGTTGATGAAGGGATTAAATACTTCAATGAAATGAGCAAAAACTTCGGTGTTGTTCCTGGAGAAGAACACTATGCTTGCATGGTTGATCTTTTGGGCCGTGCTGGTCGCTTGGATGAGGCCATGAAGCTCATTGATGGTATGCCTATGGAAACAGGTCCTATAGTGTGGGTAGCGTTGCTAAGTGGTTGCAGGAAACATGCTAATGTGGAACTTGGGGAGTATGCTGCAAACCGATTGTTAGAACTGGAGTCAGAAAATGATGGATCTTACACATTGCTTTCAAACATATACGCCAATGCCAGGCGTTGGAAAGATGTGAGCAGGATCAGATCTTTGATGAAACATACAGGGATTAAGAAGAGGCCTGGTTGTAGTTGGGTCCAAGGGAAGAAAGGCACTGCAACCTTCTTTGTTGGGGACAGGACTCATCCACAGTCTAAACAAATATATGCAATCCTCACAGAATTGATTCGACGAATTAAAGTTCTTGGATATGTTCCAGAGACTAGCTTTGCTCTCCATGATGTGGATGATGAAGAGAAAGGTGATCTTCTTTTTGAACACAGTGAGAAGTTGGCTCTTGCCTATGGCATTCTAACATCAGCTCCAGGCGCACCCATCAGGATTACCAAGAATTTGCGCGTATGTGGTGATTGCCACAGTGCCATTACTCACATATCTATGATCATTGATCATGAAATCGTATTGAGGGACTCGACCCGCTTCCATCATTTCAAGAAAGGATCCTGCTCCTGCAGGGGCTATTGGTGA
- the LOC110655715 gene encoding abscisic-aldehyde oxidase-like — translation MQNQMEEERPTGTSNLVFAVNGHRFELSSVDPSMTLLEFLRSHTSFKSVKLSCGEGGCGACIVLLSKYDPLREHIEDFTISSCLTLLCSINGCSITTTEGLGNSKDGFHSIHQRFTGFHASQCGFCTPGMCISLFGALVNAEKTDRPDPFLGFSKLTVIEAEKAIAGNLCRCTGYRPIADACKSFAADVDMEDLGFNSFWKKKESQEVKISRLPFYNRNHEICTFPKFLKREVKSSLPLESKRFSWYKPASIEELQSLLDTIDANNGVQMKIVVGNTGVGYYKELEHYDKYVDLTHIPELSVIRRDQSGIEIGASLTISKVIEALKEEWKGEFLSECKVVFKKIAVHMEKIASEFIRNTGSVGGNLVMAQRKHFPSDIVTILLAAGSLVEILTGTMREKLTLEEFLVGAPFDSKSVLLNVKIPNCESIKNISPERNSKLLFETYRAAPRPLGNALPYLNAAFLAEVSCSKSSAGIMLNRCQLAFGAFGTKHAIRAWKVEEFLAGKLLTIDILYDAIKLVKANVMPEDGTRNPTYRSSLAVGFLFAFLSPLINTICNGSVNRSINTLMFNDGKSKQNYDCLDHVKFPTLLSSARQVIQINKEYHPVGEPVTKSGAALQASGEAVYVDDIPSPRDCLHGAFIYSKKPFARVKGIEFNSKLLPAGLTALISFKDIPNGGENIGAKTIFGPEPLFADEFTRCSGERLALVVADTQKHADVASSIAVVDYDLENLDRPILTVEQAIKRSSLFEVPSFIYPKQIGDVSKGMAEADHKIISAEIKLGSQYYFYMENQTALAVPDEENCMVVYSSTQCPEFAHAVIAECLGVPEHNVRVITRRVGGAFGGKAIKAMPVATACALAAYKLQRPVRMYLNRKTDMIMAGGRHPMKITFSVGFKSSGKITALNLDILINAGIYLDISPVMPHNIMGALKKYDWGALSFDMKVCKTNLLSRSAMRAPGEVQGSYIAEAVIEHVASSLSMDADSVRAINLHTHDSLNSFYDVSAGEPLEYTLPSLWDKLATSSSFIQRTEMIKEFNRCNLWRKRGISRVPAVHEVMLRPTPGKVSILSDGSVVVEVGGIELGQGLWTKVKQMAAFGLGSIKCVGVGDLLDKVRVIESNTLSLIQGGFTSGSTTSESSCEAVRMCCKTLVDRLTPLKERLQAQIGSVKWDMLIRQAYLEAVNLSASSFFVPDLASMRYLNYGAAVSEVEVDLLTGQTTILRSDIIYDCGQSLNPAVDLGQIEGAFVQGIGFFMLEEYTTNSDGLVVEEGTWTYKIPTIDTIPKQFNVEIANSGHHQNRVLSSKASGEPPLLLAASVHCATRAAIRDARQQLYSWGCIDSSHSTFNLEVPANMPVVKELCGLDSVERYLQWKMSSN, via the exons ATGCAGAACCAAATGGAAGAAGAAAGACCGACTGGAACCAGCAATCTGGTCTTTGCTGTTAATGGACACAGATTTGAGCTCTCAAGCGTTGACCCTTCTATGACTTTGCTTGAATTCTTGCGTTCACACACCAGTTTCAAGAGTGTCAAGCTCAGTTGTGGTGAAG GTGGCTGTGGTGCTTGTATTGTGCTGCTCTCAAAGTATGATCCATTACGTGAACATATTGAGGATTTTACGATAAGTTCATGTCTCACACTGCTCTGCAGTATAAATGGATGTTCGATTACAACAACTGAAGGCCTTGGTAATAGCAAAGATGGGTTCCACTCGATTCACCAAAGGTTCACTGGATTCCATGCCTCTCAATGTGGCTTTTGTACTCCTGGAATGTGCATTTCTCTCTTTGGGGCACTTGTTAATGCTGAAAAGACTGATCGACCGGACCCCTTTCTAGGATTCTCCAAGCTAACAGTCATTGAAGCTGAAAAAGCTATTGCAGGAAACCTTTGTCGTTGTACTGGATATCGACCAATTGCTGATGCATGCAAAAGTTTTGCTGCTGATGTTGATATGGAGGATTTGGGATTTAACTCTTTCTGGAAGAAGAAAGAGAGTCAGGAAGTAAAGATAAGTAGATTACCTTTCTATAACCGTAATCATGAGATTTGTACTTTCCCCAAGTTTTTGAAAAGGGAAGTCAAATCTTCGTTGCCTCTAGAATCTAAAAGATTCTCTTGGTACAAACCTGCTAGCATTGAGGAGCTTCAGAGCTTATTAGACACCATTGACGCTAACAATGGGGTCCAGATGAAAATAGTGGTTGGTAACACAGGCGTGGGTTACTATAAGGAACTAGAACACTATGACAAATATGTTGATCTCACACATATTCCTGAGCTCTCAGTCATTAGGAGGGATCAGTCTGGGATTGAAATTGGGGCAAGTTTGACTATTTCTAAAGTTATTGAAGCTTTGAAAGAAGAGTGGAAAGGTGAATTTCTCTCAGAATGTAAGGTGGTGTTCAAAAAAATTGCAGTTCATATGGAGAAAATCGCTTCTGAATTTATTCGAAATACAGGCAGTGTTGGGGGAAATTTGGTGATGGCACAAAGAAAACATTTTCCTTCAGATATTGTTACCATACTTCTGGCAGCTGGTTCATTGGTTGAAATATTAACAGGTACCATGCGTGAAAAGCTTACATTGGAGGAGTTTTTGGTAGGGGCTCCCTTTGATTCCAAAAGTGTACTCTTAAATGTTAAAATCCCAAATTGTGAATCAATTAAGAATATATCTCCTGAAAGAAATAGCAAGTTGTTATTTGAAACCTATCGAGCTGCACCTCGGCCCCTAGGAAATGCTTTACCCTATTTGAATGCTGCTTTCTTAGCTGAAGTTTCCTGCTCAAAATCATCTGCTGGAATCATGTTAAATAGATGTCAGTTGGCTTTTGGCGCTTTTGGCACCAAACATGCAATTAGAGCATGGAAAGTTGAGGAATTTCTGGCGGGAAAACTTTTAACAATTGATATTCTGTATGATGCTATTAAATTAGTTAAAGCTAATGTAATGCCTGAAGATGGGACTAGGAATCCTACATATAGGTCAAGCTTGGCTGTTGGTTTTCTTTTTGCCTTTCTTAGCCCCTTAATAAATACCATTTGTAATGGTTCAGTGAATAGATCTATTAACACTTTGATGTTCAATGACGGAAAGTCAAAACAGAATTATGACTGTCTAGACCATGTTAAATTCCCTACTTTGCTATCATCTGCAAGGCAAGTGATCCAAATAAACAAAGAATATCATCCCGTTGGTGAGCCAGTTACAAAATCGGGAGCTGCACTTCAAGCTTCTG GTGAAGCTGTTTACGTGGATGACATTCCCTCTCCAAGAGATTGTCTACATGGAGCATTCATTTATAGCAAAAAGCCTTTTGCAAGGGTAAAGGGTATTGAATTCAATTCTAAATTGCTCCCAGCTGGACTCACTGCACTTATTTCTTTCAAAGACATTCCAAATGGTGGGGAGAACATAGGTGCTAAGACCATTTTTGGTCCTGAACCTTTGTTTGCTGATGAGTTCACTCGATGTTCAGGAGAAAGACTTGCTCTTGTG GTTGCAGATACACAGAAACATGCAGATGTAGCATCAAGCATTGCAGTGGTTGATTATGACTTGGAAAATCTGGACCGTCCCATTTTAACTGTAGAACAGGCTATTAAGAGATCCAGCCTTTTTGAGGTCCCTTCTTTTATCTACCCCAAACAAATTGGTGATGTATCAAAGGGAATGGCTGAAGCTGATCACAAGATTATCTCTGCTGAG ATAAAACTAGGATcacaatattatttttatatggaGAATCAAACTGCCCTTGCTGTGCCTGATGAAGAAAACTGCATGGTGGTTTACAGTTCAACGCAATGCCCTGAGTTTGCACATGCTGTAATTGCTGAATGTCTTGGGGTTCCTGAACATAATGTGCGTGTAATTACAAGGAGGGTTGGAGGAGCCTTTGGTGGAAAGGCCATAAAAGCGATGCCT GTTGCTACTGCATGTGCACTTGCAGCATACAAGTTACAGCGCCCTGTCAGGATGTATCTCAATCGCAAGACTGATATGATAATGGCAGGAGGAAGGCATCCCATGAAAATAACTTTCAGTGTAGGATTCAAGTCTAGTGGGAAAATTACAGCCTTAAATCTTGATATACTGATCAATGCTGGCATATATCTAGACATAAGTCCAGTTATGCCACATAACATAATGGGAGCATTGAAAAAATATGACTGGGGTGCTTTATCTTTTGATATGAAGGTATGCAAAACAAACCTTCTAAGTAGATCAGCAATGCGAGCCCCTGGAGAGGTGCAAGGTTCATATATTGCAGAAGCCGTAATTGAACATGTGGCATCTTCTCTTTCCATGGATGCAGATTCAGTTAGAGCCATAAATCTCCACACCCATGATAGCCTTAACTCATTCTATGATGTTAGTGCTGGAGAACCTCTTGAATACACTTTACCTTCATTATGGGATAAGTTAGCGACATCTTCGAGCTTTATCCAAAGGActgaaatgataaaagagtttaaTAGGTGTAATTTGTGGAGAAAAAGAGGTATTTCTCGAGTACCTGCTGTACATGAGGTGATGTTGAGGCCAACTCCGGGCAAAGTAAGCATTCTAAGTGATGGGTCTGTTGTTGTTGAAGTTGGGGGAATAGAGCTGGGCCAGGGGCTCTGGACAAAGGTAAAACAGATGGCTGCATTTGGTCTTGGTTCAATCAAATGTGTCGGAGTTGGAGACCTCTTGGACAAAGTGCGAGTCATAGAATCCAATACCTTGAGTTTAATTCAAGGGGGGTTTACTTCTGGGAGCACTACCTCTGAGTCAAGCTGTGAAGCAGTTAGAATGTGCTGTAAAACCTTGGTTGACAGACTGACACCTCTAAAGGAAAGGTTGCAAGCGCAAATAGGTTCTGTAAAATGGGACATGCTTATTCGCCAG GCCTATTTGGAAGCTGTGAACTTATCAGCTAGTTCTTTCTTTGTTCCTGACCTTGCTTCAATGAGATACCTGAATTATGGTGCTGCAGTGAGTGAG GTGGAGGTAGACCTTCTGACAGGACAAACAACAATTTTGAGATCAGATATTATATATGATTGTGGACAAAGTCTCAACCCTGCTGTGGATCTAGGACAG ATTGAAGGAGCTTTTGTCCAAGGAATTGGGTTTTTCATGCTTGAAGAATACACAACAAACTCAGATGGATTAGTGGTTGAGGAAGGCACATGGACATACAAGATCCCTACAATAGACACCATACCAAAACAGTTTAATGTGGAAATAGCTAACAGTGGACATCACCAAAATCGTGTTCTGTCGTCAAAAG CTTCTGGTGAGCCACCATTGCTCTTAGCAGCCTCAGTTCACTGTGCCACAAGAGCTGCTATTAGAGATGCTAGACAACAGCTTTATTCCTGGGGTTGCATAGACAGTTCCCATTCAACATTCAACTTAGAGGTCCCTGCCAACATGCCTGTTGTGAAGGAGCTCTGTGGGCTCGACAGTGTGGAAAGGTACTTACAGTGGAAAATGAGCAGCAACTGA
- the LOC110655716 gene encoding pentatricopeptide repeat-containing protein At5g16860 isoform X2, whose amino-acid sequence MFDEMCMSEIYDLVSWNSMITAYMQSGDSKSVLGFFRRMCEVGDKDIRPDPVSLVNVLPACASMNAWLCGKQVHGYALRSGLFEDVFVGNSLVDMYAKCGMMHEAYKVFERMQEKDVVSWNAMVTGYSQIGRFEDALTLFEAMREENIELDVVSWSAVIAGYAQRGLGYEAMEVFRQMQACGSKPNEVTLVSLLSGCAAVGALLQGKETHCYAIKCILNFDRSDPREEHLAVNAIIDMYTKCKSIKVARAIFDSIVPKDRNVVTWTTMIAGYSQHGEANDAIELFSQMLNQDISVKPNAFTISCALMACARLAALRFGRQIHAYVLRNHYDVLFVANCLIDMYSKSGDIDVARTVFDNMKQRNAVSWTSLMTGYGMHGQGEAALNVFDEMRREGLVPDCITFLVVLYACSHSGMVDEGIKYFNEMSKNFGVVPGEEHYACMVDLLGRAGRLDEAMKLIDGMPMETGPIVWVALLSGCRKHANVELGEYAANRLLELESENDGSYTLLSNIYANARRWKDVSRIRSLMKHTGIKKRPGCSWVQGKKGTATFFVGDRTHPQSKQIYAILTELIRRIKVLGYVPETSFALHDVDDEEKGDLLFEHSEKLALAYGILTSAPGAPIRITKNLRVCGDCHSAITHISMIIDHEIVLRDSTRFHHFKKGSCSCRGYW is encoded by the coding sequence ATGTTTGATGAAATGTGTATGAGTGAGATATACGATTTGGTTTCCTGGAATTCAATGATCACCGCTTACATGCAAAGTGGCGATTCGAAAAGTGTACTTGGGTTTTTTCGTAGAATGTGCGAAGTAGGTGACAAAGATATCCGACCGGATCCTGTTAGTCTTGTCAACGTGCTTCCTGCTTGTGCTTCTATGAATGCTTGGTTGTGTGGTAAGCAGGTACATGGCTATGCATTGAGGAGTGGCTTGTTTGAAGATGTCTTTGTGGGTAATTCACTTGTGGATATGTATGCAAAGTGTGGAATGATGCACGAAGCTTACAAGGTTTTTGAGCGGATGCAGGAGAAGGATGTGGTTTCTTGGAATGCAATGGTTACAGGGTATTCTCAGATTGGCAGGTTTGAAGATGCTCTTACTTTGTTCGAGGCAATGAGGGAAGAGAACATTGAGCTGGACGTTGTGTCTTGGAGTGCTGTTATTGCAGGATATGCACAGAGGGGACTTGGCTATGAAGCAATGGAAGTGTTTAGGCAAATGCAGGCTTGTGGGTCGAAGCCAAATGAGGTTACCCTTGTGTCACTTCTTTCTGGTTGTGCCGCGGTTGGAGCATTGCTTCAAGGGAAGGAGACTCATTGTTATGCCATAAAATGCATTTTGAACTTTGATAGGAGTGATCCAAGAGAAGAGCATTTGGCAGTTAACGCCATAATTGACATGTACACAAAGTGCAAAAGTATCAAAGTTGCCCGTGCCATTTTTGATTCTATTGTGCCAAAGGATAGGAATGTAGTGACTTGGACTACTATGATTGCTGGGTACTCCCAACACGGAGAAGCTAATGATGCAATAGAACTCTTCTCCCAGATGCTCAATCAGGATATATCAGTAAAGCCAAATGCGTTTACCATATCTTGTGCCTTGATGGCATGTGCTCGTTTGGCTGCATTGAGATTTGGTAGACAAATCCATGCTTATGTATTGCGCAATCATTACGATGTACTTTTTGTGGCCAATTGCCTGATAGATATGTATTCTAAATCTGGAGATATTGATGTTGCAAGAACTGTGTTTGATAACATGAAGCAGAGAAATGCTGTTTCTTGGACATCCCTGATGACAGGTTATGGCATGCATGGGCAAGGCGAAGCAGCACTTAATGTTTTTGATGAGATGCGAAGAGAGGGTCTTGTTCCTGACTGTATAACGTTCCTTGTTGTGCTCTATGCTTGCAGCCATTCAGGAATGGTTGATGAAGGGATTAAATACTTCAATGAAATGAGCAAAAACTTCGGTGTTGTTCCTGGAGAAGAACACTATGCTTGCATGGTTGATCTTTTGGGCCGTGCTGGTCGCTTGGATGAGGCCATGAAGCTCATTGATGGTATGCCTATGGAAACAGGTCCTATAGTGTGGGTAGCGTTGCTAAGTGGTTGCAGGAAACATGCTAATGTGGAACTTGGGGAGTATGCTGCAAACCGATTGTTAGAACTGGAGTCAGAAAATGATGGATCTTACACATTGCTTTCAAACATATACGCCAATGCCAGGCGTTGGAAAGATGTGAGCAGGATCAGATCTTTGATGAAACATACAGGGATTAAGAAGAGGCCTGGTTGTAGTTGGGTCCAAGGGAAGAAAGGCACTGCAACCTTCTTTGTTGGGGACAGGACTCATCCACAGTCTAAACAAATATATGCAATCCTCACAGAATTGATTCGACGAATTAAAGTTCTTGGATATGTTCCAGAGACTAGCTTTGCTCTCCATGATGTGGATGATGAAGAGAAAGGTGATCTTCTTTTTGAACACAGTGAGAAGTTGGCTCTTGCCTATGGCATTCTAACATCAGCTCCAGGCGCACCCATCAGGATTACCAAGAATTTGCGCGTATGTGGTGATTGCCACAGTGCCATTACTCACATATCTATGATCATTGATCATGAAATCGTATTGAGGGACTCGACCCGCTTCCATCATTTCAAGAAAGGATCCTGCTCCTGCAGGGGCTATTGGTGA